GATTCTTGTGATTCTAAACTGGTATTTGCCGAATGGTTCGTAAAGAGTGAGATTTCCGTACAAAAGAACCTTTTGGCCGACGAGATCTTCGTCTTCCAAATCCCTTAGTGTGAAACCTTCGGAGACGCATGGTAGAAGAGAGTTGCCGTCTTTAATGTCTAGATAATAGAAGCTCCAGTTTGGGTTCTTTTTAAAAGAAGAGATTTCACCTTCAACCCAAAAAACCATCTGCTCTAAGGTTTGTTTGGCGAAATAATTTACTTCGGAAATGGAATAGATGTCTCGGCCGTCAACGGTTTTCATACCAATTAAAGGTACCACGTGAATGAAGGGTACCACGGGTATCAAGGGCTCATTTTAACACTTGCTCGTGGTACTCGTGATACTTTTACAACCCTTGATACTCTTCGTATTTATCTTCATTTTGGGTAATTGACAATGGATAATTTCGGAGCTACTATGTTTTTTGCTTATCGCAAGATAGGCAACCTGAAAGGGGCTTCTCGCAAGAGAGGCCTTTTTCTTAGGTCAAACTGATTCCCTTTATTTTTGTCGGACCATCTAGCACCCTAAAATGTCAAAAGGGTGATTTTGCCATTTTGCCCTGTTGACAGAAGAAGAAAATAGTATTATATTTCTTTTTGTTAACAGCAATGTTAACAAACTGCATACAGCAATGTATGCAACTGGAAGGGGCTTCTCGCAAGAGAGGCCTTTTCTTTATTCTGTTGATATTCTTTAGAAAAAGTTTACTGTAGACACGACATCTTCAATTATCTTTTTGTTCACCTTAACATTTTCTGCTTCTACTGTTTGGCTATAGGAAACAATCATTGGCTTTAACGGATCGAAAATCAGGTAAGTAGTCCTCGCGTACCCTCTGGCGGCTTGACCTTTGCCTGTTGCTGTTGCTTCAATTTTTTTAACTATTCTGCCGCCGACTTCTAAATCTTCTTGCCCAGTTACGTTATAAAAGTCGTTAGGATTTTCATGAAACTTAGAAGTGGTTTGCCATTCTTCGGGATTTACGACCTCTATTCTTATTGGCGAGGTGAAGTTTGTGAGGTCTTGTGGGACTACAAACGAATATGGCGCGTAAAAGTTACACTTTTGATCTTCGGTGTTGTAAGTAGTGAACCAATCTTTAGGGTAAGAAATTTCAAAACCGTAAACTGTGTTGGCGCACAATTTTACGAAAGAAGAAAGGATCTTTGCGGATTGAGTGTCGGCGTAAGGAGCGGGGGACTCGATCGGTGTCGAAAAGGAAGAAGTTTGTTTGGTGGAAACTCCTTTGACTTTAATAAAATTTACGAGGCTGGAGCTTTTACCAAGTTGATAAAAGCCCGCCCCATAAATTATCAAAAATGCGAAAATTCCTAATGTTTTTGACCTTTTCTTGAATTGGGCAAGTGTCAATTTCTACCTCTTATAACTTAAGCATAGAAATTGTATTTGCCCAATGTCAAATGAGATCGTGGAATTTCCTTTACGCGGCAGCTTGGCCGTCTTCTGATGCTTTGCCGTCGGCGTCACCGTCAGCATCTGTATCACCGTCTGCGTCTGCAGGACCGGTGTCTCCAACTGGGAGTTCGTCTGCACCAGATCCTGGGAGATGAGACTCTTCGTGGTCTCCACCTTCAGCTGGTTTGTCATCACCGCTTACTGGTGTTCCACCACCGTTGTCGTCGCCACCAGGAACTTGTCCGTTTGAGTCGTCAGAACCGTTGTTTTGATTTTGGTCGTCTTGTGGGTCCATAAATTTTTCCTCCTTTCTTGAATTTCTTAGATTTTACCAAATTACGTGGGTGCTTTGTAAAGACCCCTTCTTTTAAAGGCGGCCAACGGTGGAATCTTCATGGGTAAATTCAAATTTTTCGAGCTTATTGAGAAAAATAGGCAAAGCCTTTCTTCGAATAAACTCTCTTATTTTCAAGCACCAAATATCAAACAATTTCTAATTTTTAATTTCTAATCGATTCTCAATATTCAAATTTTTAAATTATTTAAAATTAGATCATTAGAAATTCAATAAAAATTGAGAATTAAGAATTTAGAATTATCTTGAGCTTTGGAATTTGTGATTTGGAGTTTTAGGCTTTGCGCAAAAAATCCAGACGGTATTTCCGATCGCCAAAGTAACCGTTAACTTCGGGCATGATGAGGGGCATTCCCAGAAGTTGTCCTGGGAAAAGTGTATATTCTCCCCAACGCTCATTGACCTTGTCTGTTGCTAAGGTGAGCCTTTGTTTTTTTCTGTCTTGTGGAAAGAGAGGTAGTGTGAGATTTTTGGTTTTGGTTAACATTCCCAACGTTACTCCACAAAAGCGGACAGATGGGATATCCCACTGATTAAATATGTTGGTTACTATTTTAAAAAACTTGTCGCCGTCATCGAGATATTCTTTTAGCGTTCGGTGACCGTACCAAGACTTTTCCCAGTTTCTGCTTGCAAGCCATCCTTGATTTTTGTCCGGGTCCCGACTTCCACCCCGGAGCATAAGGCCAACGTATCTGCCCGAAAGCCCCATCTTACGCGCTTTTCCTGCTGCTTCTTCGCAGAGATTCCTTACAAGCTTTAGTATTTCGGTTTTCGACGTTAGGGTTTTGTGAGTGGTATAAGTTCTGCCGATACTTTTTGCATCTTCGAGCGCGTTCAAGGGCACCACCGGGGAAGTGTCGACACCTCTTGAAATGTTGTAAAGATGTACTGACCAAAAAGGCCCGAAGTTTTTATATAAAAATTCCATAGATTTGGTTCTTAGCTCTGGGAAACTGTTAATACCTAAGGTCTGTAGGTGCCGGTGGAGTCCGTAACCTAAACCACAAATGTCCATCAGTTGGGATTTATCGAGTATATCGCGAATGTTGTCTTCATTTATCCAGAAGAGGCCGTCGGGCTTGATCTGCCCAGATGCAAGTTTGGCAAAAATCCTGCTATTTGAAACGCCAATCGAACAGCTCATGTAGTCGCCGATGTCACTCCTTATTCTGTCCTTGATTTCGGAGGCTATGTTAAAGGCGTTGCCCCCGCCCGCATCGTCTCGTGACGCCTCGCCCATTTCGTACCATGCTATTTGTTCAAGACTCGCGTTGCGTGGCGGGCGCGGCCAAAATTTTTCGGTTTCTGTAACGTCTAAAAAACACTCGTCCAGAGAAAAAATCTCGCAAAGCGGAGTATACGTTTTGCAAATGTCGATAAAGCGGTATGTAATGTCTGCATATTTGCTAAAATCTGCAGGAATAAAAGTTATTTCCGGGCAGATTTTCTTTGCTTCATAAGTCGTCCCGCCAGAAACTCCTGCTCTTTTGGCTTCGACAGAAGCCGCGATAATACACGTTCTGCCTTGAGCTTTTGTGATCCCAATAGGTTTTCCGCGAAGCATTGGATTTGTTTGCTGCTCTGCAGTTGCAAAGAAACTGTTTAAGTCGACATGTAAGATAATTCGTTTATTGTTCATGGTTCATCGACTATCGTAATTCGCAACTTCAATCGCGGAGGAATTTTAACTATCAACTATTTACTCTTCAAGTGGCATTACTTTTTTAATTTTCCAGGAGTAATTTTCGGCGTTGTATTCCAGTTCGAAGTTAGCGGTTTGAGAAGCACAGACTAAACTTACAATTTTGGTATCCCCTATTCTTTTGCTACTACTAAAAATGAGCTTTTCAAACTTAACGAAGCGGCGTTGCCAATTCATGGCGATCGGAAAAATACCGTTATCGAAAAAGGCCCAGACTTTAACTTGCTCGTTGATTGTGTCAGGTGTCATGGGTCAAGTGTCAGGTAATTTTGGACCGGATTGATTTCATAAGTCCGTTTAACAAATTACCAACGATTACTTGTTGCTGCTCAACTTCTTCGTATTCAGACCTTTTTATATAACCTAAGTCAGGAGAAAGTTCTAAGTAGTATTCAAGCTCAACTAAAGAACCATTAGAGGTGTTTAAGAACCTTAAAAAGTCTTTCTGTGATCTTTTTGCGTGTCCTTCTACAATGTTTCCTGGAATAGAAACTGCTGAGCGTCTCATTTGTGAGGTTAAAGCAAGAAGTTCAGATTTAGGAAAGTTCTCAGTAAGCTTGTATATCGTAAGGACTAGCTTGTGAGCTTCAGTCCATACTTGTAGTTTTTGATAGCCTTTTTCCGGTTTCATGATACTTGTTACAAGATCCTTGATTCACTCTCATATTACCCAAAGAAAACCCGAAATGTCAAGAGCCATTTTGGTCCTACTACTGGACTTTAA
The DNA window shown above is from Candidatus Curtissbacteria bacterium and carries:
- a CDS encoding DNA polymerase IV gives rise to the protein MNNKRIILHVDLNSFFATAEQQTNPMLRGKPIGITKAQGRTCIIAASVEAKRAGVSGGTTYEAKKICPEITFIPADFSKYADITYRFIDICKTYTPLCEIFSLDECFLDVTETEKFWPRPPRNASLEQIAWYEMGEASRDDAGGGNAFNIASEIKDRIRSDIGDYMSCSIGVSNSRIFAKLASGQIKPDGLFWINEDNIRDILDKSQLMDICGLGYGLHRHLQTLGINSFPELRTKSMEFLYKNFGPFWSVHLYNISRGVDTSPVVPLNALEDAKSIGRTYTTHKTLTSKTEILKLVRNLCEEAAGKARKMGLSGRYVGLMLRGGSRDPDKNQGWLASRNWEKSWYGHRTLKEYLDDGDKFFKIVTNIFNQWDIPSVRFCGVTLGMLTKTKNLTLPLFPQDRKKQRLTLATDKVNERWGEYTLFPGQLLGMPLIMPEVNGYFGDRKYRLDFLRKA
- a CDS encoding four helix bundle protein, which gives rise to MKPEKGYQKLQVWTEAHKLVLTIYKLTENFPKSELLALTSQMRRSAVSIPGNIVEGHAKRSQKDFLRFLNTSNGSLVELEYYLELSPDLGYIKRSEYEEVEQQQVIVGNLLNGLMKSIRSKIT